Below is a genomic region from Medicago truncatula cultivar Jemalong A17 chromosome 3, MtrunA17r5.0-ANR, whole genome shotgun sequence.
atgcaaatatattatcACGCTAGCTTGTGGAGTTTTGACAGAGTCAAAAGATGTTCCAAATTCTAAGTACTAGAGAGTAGGGCTTGAATAGTATAAATATCAACACTGGAAAAAACTAATAAAGtatattttcctattttttagAAATGTAGATAATCAGATAACTTCgttcaatttattttgtattgcTTCTATAAGGGAGACACTTCGAATTTTGATTTTCTCTAACAGTTCATAATACAGACTTTATTTCAAGTAATCCCAATAAAGTATATGTGATGGTAAACCTTTATGGAGcaaaatacaaatacaaagaGCACAATAGTATTGAAAGTTAGGAATCTTAAACGGagaatcttcaaaacaaaacaaagacaGCTAAGTTACAACTTTGTTACCGTCACTTCAATTACAAATGACATAAATTCATACCTCTCCAAGATACTTCTGCACAAACTCAGATCCAACAACCCTGATGAAAGCAGCAGTGGTATGATTAGCAACAGCTTTCGCAAGCATTGTTTTGCCAGTTCCAGGGGGACCATATAGTAAAACACCTCGAGGTGGATCAATACCGATTTGTTTGTATAGCTCGTGATGCGTGAGAGGTAACTCTACAGCCTCACGAATTTCCTGCTTTTGGATATCACATCCTCCAATATCCTAAAAAAGATCAAAACCATATCAAGGGAGAATAGTCAGGCCACATAAAAATATAGTTTAAGATGACAACAGTACATACAAAACAATGTAAGCTCTCATCTTCCTCATACCGACCAATACTTTCAGTTTCAACGTAACTCCACCACAATCCCCAAGAATTAATAATTTAGCATACAATTTGAGCCACATTTGCAACCTCGGGCCTCAGAATCAGGATCACAAGCTACAAATAAATAACTAACAGAAACTCCCCCAAGCTCATCGACAAGTATTGCTCTCCACTTATAAAGTACAGGCATATCTTTCTAGCTAATATTGCAACTACAGACAAAAGACACTTGAATTCAACCAAACAAACTCAACATTTTTCAATGCCACACACTTTTAAGGGTAACTGTCTCACATTTCTCTCTCGCATATATACATATTCAGTGTGTGTTTGTGTCCACTCCaatcttaacaaaaaaatgagACACTACCGTGAATGTAATGATAGTTTAAtggtttaaactttaaagtatgattttagtccttgcaaTCGTTGTAGCACAGACACTAAGTGGGTTCGGCTACATGGAGTCTCTACATCATGTGTGACCCAATAAATCCACCATATGGCCCAATAAGCTGACGTCAAGACTAAAAGCAATAGCTATTGAATTTGCAGACCtaactcaaacaaaaaaatgctATACTTGAACTAAAATACCTATTTAAATCTAGTTTAATATTCAGAGAAATCCCAACAACTAAACATAGGGCATatttagataaacaacttatctgcagcttatagcacaagcgcttatcatgataagtgcttatattTAAGCTATTTCGatagcaaaagataaatgaaaaagttaaattatttttgtataagctaGAAACTGTTTTCTTCGAGAACTTaggaaaataagttgaaaatagcTTTGAacaatgtcataagctgttttcctAAGTTCTCTTAAActgtctcacaaaacttatgagTTATGACAGTATATAAGCCCAAATAGCCAATCAAAACAGGCCCTAAACCTAATAATCAAATCCCAattgaaaattagaaaaatataaaaccctAGTTTTCGCCGAAACTAACCTAACAATCAATCAATTACATTTGTAATTGAAgaattcataaaagaaaaaccctaatttagcaattcaataaaaaaatcaacccaataaaaaacaaattacgaaaatcataaacatactAACATTATAAGTAACATCAGGCTTCTCAGACTGACTAAGAAGCGAGATACTGGAATCAGCTTCCGGTGGAAGAACATCAACAAGCGCATTCGAATGACGATGAAGTGCAACCGAAGCCGAAGGTTTCAAAAGCTCCCGATTAATCGTACTCAAAATCCTAACATAGTAATTCGACCCAGTCGTAGATCCAACAATCCCGTTATTGGTATCAACCATCTCCATAAACTGACCGATCACAAGCGGAACAGATTGGATCCGTTTGACTTCTTCCTGAGCACGAAGAAGCTCGCGTTTGAGATTCTTTTGTTCATCTTTGACATACTCTTCTTGTATGTCGATGAATTCGAGTTGGCGTTGGAGGGATTTGAGGAGGGTGTAGAGGTCGTCGGAGGTGGAGGAGGAATCGGTGTCGGCGGGGGAGGAGGATGAAAGAGAGGGTGGTGGTTCGGTGAGAGGTTTTGGATCGAGAACCATCGCTGAGGAACCCATGGTTGAAGACGGTGATtagagaatttgggaattagggtttcgGTGTTGTGGGATTTGGAATTTGGGATTGCTTTTAGGTGAAGTATATGGAATGAAGTGAGGTGTTACTTTTGTTAGTTCTTTTTCACATATATTTAgatattttgatttcttttttcacaagacattataattttttttttaatttaaaaaatttaattgaaaaatattttttatcaaatatttataagatattttataaaagtgAGACAATGAAAATATTGATAATTCAATTCAAGTTTGGGAATAAATAGAGTTGTTGTTTGATGAACTAAAATGTTTTCTTGAGAGGCTATATTTACTGAAAAGGGACTCAATGAGAAAAGCTTGTAATGTTTTGCATTTTGTTTTATGGAGATTGTCTAGCTTGTCTTCTAATGcatactctttttttcttttcttttttttttttttaatctttttaggCACACATTGTGCtttaaagatgattttttttttttttttattgtttttggccTCTTGAAAAAAATAGTCAACATTCAACACAAATTGTTTTGAATTCTtttaatggtattttttttttttatatcctaATATAGACATGAAAATATATTACCATCATTTACACAAAAACtttacaccttttttttttgttagaaaacatattgtgtttttttttttttttttgtaaatcagGTGTCCTACGCGTGCAATTGGATGGCAAACTAATCGCTTGAGTTTTATATGACTTAAATGGACAACAATCTCTCCCTAAGAGTTTTAGGGTTGCTCTATGTTCAAAGCTAAATTCGAAATGCATTTTGCGTTTTGAtcacaattataataataataataattattattattattattattattattcaaaataataataaaattttttcATGTGTTTGGTTAATgattattatatgttttttccTACGTTATTTGTTaacatatttttgttggatCATATGTTTTTTCATGTGCTTTTGTATTTAAACTTgttcatgttttaattttaaataatagacAATTTGATATGTTAAATATAATAGGTTAAACCAAGTTGCTTGAGCTCCGGTGGTAAAGAGCTCCTTCCAATGACGTATCCGGAGAATACCGGGTTAGATTGCCAGGAGGAACAATGTTTGGCCAGTGCACATGCCTCTATGCATGAGGCGGATTAGTCGCACACTATTattagcttcttttttttctctctcttttcttataaattagtaatattttctcaaaaaacaagTACTTAAATATGAGAGGAAGGTTGTAATAAATTAGATATTTcgtgttttaatatttaagtttgcattttattaagttttactaaactaataaataaatataaatatgtatatatattatcgAGCCAGCTCATGAACCAACCGAGTCGAACTATATACAGCTCAAGTTCAGATCATTTATTTAACgaatttaattttcagctcaaattcagctcatttggttcatgaaccaaattcaACGAGTTAATTGTCGAATCAAGTTCCGAATTATTGTCGAGTTGATTCGGTTCATTGCCAAACACACATAGAGAGATACCAAATAGAGGAATCAAATCAGCAAGAAACAGAAATTGCAATAAACAAAACTCATAGCTCATCCAAAACATAAGGTCACCATGTCTATGATATGCCCCGATCAGTTCCCAAATTAGGGGTCAAGCCTTTTGCAAAGGAGCATGCATATCACGTGAGTGAGTAGAAAGAAACTTTTGGATTTGCTCTTGCCTTGGTAGTGGTTTTTTCTCCCCTGTTTTTGTGTATGCAAGTTTGGAGTTTTTATTCCAGCTTGTACGGGTTATTTATACTCTTGCAGTGAGTAGCTCCATATTATCTTGTGCTCTAAATTTGTTAGGTACCGATTCTAACCTCTGGTTGACTTTTTTAATCTTGTAAGTTTCTTTCATATTTCATCCTAGTATTTACATGCTTCAGCTCCTTACTACAATTTAAAACATATGAACTTAACACAAAAGATTGAAGTTCCAACTTCCAAGTTGATATGATGTCTTTTTCTTTAGTTTAAGTTGAGTTTTTGACTTATTTTCAATAGGTTACCAATGCTTCTAGTGCCCCTAACTAGACAAATTCTTAATGATCCAAAGAATATAGTCTCTTTTATGTGTTATGCCTTTGGAGAAGTTAAAGGTTAGAGTGGTGGAAAAACCATATTATAGTGGTCCTAGTACCGTATAAGAATGGTCATAGTACCCTAATGGAGTGATATCGATACCATATTAGAGTGATCTTAGCACCATATTTAAAAGTGTGTTTCTAGAATAGATCTTATAGTGTAATAGGACTCTGACAGTTGTAGTTGTGTTGTTTTATGATGGTTGATAGTCTGCTTGCGCAATTTTCGACAGTGCCATAAAACGTCTTAAAAAAAGTGATCTAGTCGGCGACTCAATCTAATAAACTCGtatgtaacaaaaattatttttaactaattttgacttttgttcCAACCATTGTCCATGCACCAATGAacatagaaaaagaagaagattagAATCTGCTTCTATCTTGGATAGATTTTTTGCTTATCTATTGTGTTGTGTGTTCCTAACTTCCTTGCTATTGTTAAGGTAAttaatgtgtttattttgtgtgttaatataatcaaattgtcctttgtttatgtgtgtattaaatttaactttttatatttcaatataagttagtagtattaatcaTGTGTATatttaggagaaaaaaaaaatacatgtagtgatatatttaaaaatgagtttatatTTAGAGACAAATTTTTTGTCAAATGAGTGGTTGTATACAGGGACAAAGGGAGTAAAATTAACATTACTTTATTAGCTTGATAGTTTGTAAGACTTGGTTAGTTTCACATGTTtgcaagacttttttttttttttttttttgtggtgatcggggttcgaaccccggaccttgcatattttatgcattgttcataccaactgagttaagctcacgag
It encodes:
- the LOC11438063 gene encoding 26S proteasome regulatory subunit 6B homolog — encoded protein: MGSSAMVLDPKPLTEPPPSLSSSSPADTDSSSTSDDLYTLLKSLQRQLEFIDIQEEYVKDEQKNLKRELLRAQEEVKRIQSVPLVIGQFMEMVDTNNGIVGSTTGSNYYVRILSTINRELLKPSASVALHRHSNALVDVLPPEADSSISLLSQSEKPDVTYNDIGGCDIQKQEIREAVELPLTHHELYKQIGIDPPRGVLLYGPPGTGKTMLAKAVANHTTAAFIRVVGSEFVQKYLGEGPRMVRDVFRLAKENAPAIIFIDEVDAIATARFDAQTGADREVQRILMELLNQMDGFDQTVNVKVIMATNRADTLDPALLRPGRLDRKIEFPLPDRRQKRLVFQVCTAKMNLSDEVDLEDYVSRPDKISAAEISAICQEAGMHAVRKNRYVILPKDFEKGYRTNVKKPDTDFEFYK